A segment of the Lolium perenne isolate Kyuss_39 chromosome 3, Kyuss_2.0, whole genome shotgun sequence genome:
ttatagtgcatacattattaatgctcttgagagctaacaagtgctcatcaaacaacgggtcctcgatagctaagtatgaagtggatcctgcggtagaaagcacgagcctagaaccgtcggccctggaagatgatagccggtttagttggcaccgcctgccagcaaggactcaacgaaaatccggcatggcgatggaaacatacccaggagcttcgtacccaccaggttggcgagaaacgagcgatttctcaacttgggtaggaatggcgctgaaaccagccgccatggaagaaagacggttaaattgtttgatccgctagccagccagaaggcagagaaacttcggcatggcgatggaaacataccggggagctacgtacccaccatcttggcgaaacacggtcgatttctcggcatcggtaggaagggcgacacttgaacgggcggccctggaagaaagacggtcaaatagctggttctcccggtaaaaaaattagttggatctgtttgccttgctgtaatctgcgttcatgggggcaaagacagcacatggcgataaaaacctaccaggactcttgctggattactctgccctgacccaacaagcccgaagcagactgagcttgcgatggaagcgcagactgagcttgcgatggaagtgcagactgagcttgcgatggaagcgcagacatgcctgtGCGCCTgcgccgctggtacactttcaaagtcggagtttgcaggactttcagcgggatggatttcaccgcggatttagtctcagacaacaacgcctccttcctcttcttacacttcttcatgttcttcttagacaacttgttgaacgatggatgaatcgctggaggaagaaggaagggacaagcaggtggggatagaaggggtcggtgtagagctctccggggagggttccccggggaggaggatgaaaactgGAATGAACAGGACATggatgggactgggcaatcttgtccgtccatccaaaatcaaagggcgggagcacataagactttgggccattgacaggctggtcctgccacaggcggaccccaagtttcagcgattcaatgtcagtgaaaagatgggcaatgtaaaagaatcttgttcggggtcggccgcggaagccaaatctctgtgtcccaaagtctactagtagtctactcctatataggtatagttgcatagccatcataccattgcattgatcgagctgtacgccttttccactctgattcaggtccaaaatattagtgttctcttgtcaaatcaaaggccatgtcagtttgacgaaatgtacgttctttaactcacaaactactccaaggacatcatttacggactactcagttcggcaaaaagattcttgaagccatgtacatattttctggatcgatttagtaatttgctacaactgtaatattatttccaattttcagcaatttatttgaattttaggattttacttataaatttcgctaattgacatgtgtaggaaagatagaaaacaactagtgtatgcatgaccaattaatctgactaaataaatcttatagtggccactttgcatcactcaaactgagagtgcatgttagattcatatgatagaataatggagaatcgctatgacatatgcctccttgaatcctacgggaaagaaatctacgggaattggtagagctaggtgcgtgatggtatcataggaaagacaaaggaaatttctatatagATTGAGAGTGCTCGAAATGTTATCacagatgcatatgaatttttccaagaggtctaacctcttattagaaatcccatagggttgtactagtataagaaaacaatacatagaaattttggaggattcaattctttaaatcaaacaagctatatagggggaaaatcatatcctttgattcgtacaatttgtataggagttatgtaggatttgactataggtgttatgtaggatttgactataggatttgaatatttgtacggttgtgtaatatttctacctagatcaattcacataccaccggttatgtatttttttgggctataaaaataggaggtgtggtatatttgatgtgtgtagagataatctcaccatcttatagccacccctaacatttcgagcaaacaaaaaaaaatctataccactacccacctctcgtcctacactcaattcctacacaaccaaacaacaaaaattggctatccctagccaggtggttggggatactctcaccccataaacctatctcctaaaccaaacaacccctaatatggatggaaggaaaacctagtatctgatactgtacaaaaacacataaagcaatctggaaccgtccacatagaatcaacgggccagagcagatgccttctttgggaagggtcttgcgtggaagccaaggaatcctctgcgtcgacaatctggtgtagcagtaaaatacaccatcatagcggaacattgatggagtcactacaatgcgtccgaatctgggtatagtcttgtcatatcaatggccatgtcagtttctccagatataatctatccgttagctagtactactactctagaggctgacgccacatgcagaagttgtacagtactacgactactatcgagtatcgactagtccgatcacgtccaggtcccaactactcaaaaatggccgtaaagaaaatgcagaagtaggatggggccacgacaaaagacatacatctatttatggacagaggtagtatcatatcagcatgcattagcatctcatttgcaactagttgcactcgcatcctattatcggatatcacacttctgcacttttaaaaaatatgaagaaaaacaaaactggtacacatattatgttgtgtattgctccacaggtcacagatgagtatgtcaaaaaaaaattctagcttgcacaaaaaagacaaatgatatgtgaatagttaaggaatattattcactttggtcttttcttttttccacagctcacatatggtcactttttgaaacaaatgtttagatatgcgcaagatacaacataacccgtgactatgatttgaatttaaatttttttacaaactcgaaatgtgacatccgacaataagatgagggatcaactagttgcgaaatgtttgcactcctgaccatgcatctgaatctatctactagactactacaacaacatacaaaatgcaccagttttgaactagatatgtaacagcagtactaaccgttggtttccaaaatctaacgcttgtgattagagggattcgcgtcaagagataccacaacagcatacacttctttctagaaccatcatgtagccattatgtagaagaagaaaaaagcagggtcacaccaatatcacacgtcccactcgatagtaagaaaggttccaagttattgttcccatttctcaactggtcatacctttttcgatggtgtaacctacgtagtataagttatatattagttgtatggaaagtttgagcaacatttagaacataattttgtactcctaattggtccaacatgcatgctaagattggggtcttcaccttgaaacggcgagcgccgaaaagcgggtcaaaatcgcccagatcctcgaagatatctacaGCGCACCCGccgtatgagagacggagtgggaaacgagtggggcgatgtatgagagacggagtgggggtgtagtatgtactatagtaagacggcgagacggcgaggtcagagtgattaagactagtcacaatgggaagtacgtagtacgtagtatcatacactactagtttgtgatactacctccacaatgcatagtatcataatatggttcatacttatgtcacatttaaagttttgtagaatctcaatgcaaatatgtgtacatgatgtatttgtcatgaagttttctaagttttctaggtttatgtgttataatactactctcatctctcacctgataattgctgtgacacattagatttttgccaacatggcatgtatgatactacttacgagccttaaaagcacttttttgtgatgttgatcaaattgtactctaaaattgtcactggacaacaggtcggcctattgcaaacttgtttgaatgagctaaaatagttagaaatctagaaaatttgtcacttcaatgaattttcatcctataacgtttacttaatttgaaaaacgaatggggacgtttgccataatgggacaatcatttctacaaaaaagaataagatggaaagtctcgcaatgttatttatcatgacaacattgacaatgtcacaaccgtggggtgattagggaatccactccgctagaaaaaacaaacttatataaggcatgtgtggcaatgcagtttgtctaccttatacacatatctcgatgtgtagctatatatggattttattttccaactttagatgatcagtttatagttcaccatttaattagattcataatttttgggaataaaatacttggaggtaccctgcaagtgtggtaccacaaacaaagcccaaacatgggtcccaatagtacaacattgCGCGCATATGTAACGACCCAGGGTAACACCCATATTAGAATTGCTTGTTCTtttttttgtgcatcatcatgcatatgcatcatatcatccatggtttcacaaaataaaataaaaactattTTTATCAACCTTAAATATTTtgttttccctctcatatggtttttatAATAAACCTCCTCCTTCTACTCATTTAACAAAACCACCATATCTAATTTACAAAATAAATAAAATGTTCTCAATTGTTTTCTATTTCAAATAAAGTTTGGTTTCTGGTTTGTTTTTAAATTTAAAACAGTTTCAAAAATAAGGAGAAAAGGTTTTAAAAACAAAACCCTAACCCCTCTGCCAGGCCACATCTCTTCCCCAGGCCTTTTTCTTCCCCTCCCCGAGCAGCCCATCTCCTTCCCTCCACCTCTGGCCCAATCCGGCCCTCTTCCTCCTCAGCCCGTACCCCTTCGCTTTTTCCCTTCCTTGTCGTCTATCCCAGGACCGAGCACGAGAGAGAGGTGACTGCCTCCCTTTTTCCCCATGGCGTGACGCCGTGGTCCTCCTCTCCACCGAGCGCCCACCTTCACCTGCTCCCTCCTCCTTTAAATCCCTCTCCATGCCTCCTCCAAACCCTAGCGTTCCTCCCTGCCTCGCGCCGCCAGCATCTCCCTCGTTTCTTCTTCTCCCTCACGAAACAGAGAGAACCACCGGTGCCACCTCACAGCGACAACCATGGCACCGCCGCTACCGGCCGCCCCTCGCTAAGCCGAAGCCACCAGAAGATGCGCCTTGTCCCCCTCTTCATCTTGGTGCAAGGAATCGAGCCGGGGCTCGCTCAATCAACGGCAAATTCGCCGATTCCTCCTCCGTCTCCGGCGAGATAGTCCTCAATTCCGGCCACCCTCGTCCTCCTCCGGCCAAACCGAGCACACCACCGGCTTCCTCATGTTCAGCCGCATCTCCGACGCCATCTCGCTTCCTCTGGTTCGCCCCCAGCCATCGAATCCTCCTTTGACCAGAGCTTTCCGCCATGGATGTGTATGTTCCAAATCTTCACTTCGTTTTGGCTCAAAACGTAGTGTGCCTCGTCATAATCAACATCAGCTACAGCAGTCCAGTGGTTTGTTCCTTGGCCCTTGATGTGGAGATCCTGTGTTCGAATCCTCAATGTTTACAGCTAAATCCAACCTTTTTCCCCTTTTGTGCTTCAGATCTCGTGGCTGGATATGCTTCAGTTTATGCAGAGCCGTACAAAAATCAACAATATCAGCCCAGCACAGTTGGTTCGTTTCTTCCATATGCAGCAGGAGATCCTGTGTTCAAACTCCAGCAGAGTCTAAATAATCCAGCCTTTTTGTTTCCCAGATCCGCCAACGGGCTTCGACCCAGATTGATCCGGCCCAGCAGCACCAGCTCGCCAGGCGCTGCAGGTAGCAGCCCAACACCCTGTCCGGACCCCCTCTCTTTTATTGTTGTTCAATTCTTTTTCAAAATGGTTAAAACCATATCTTCTAATCCGTGACTCGAaataaaatgttttatatatgaaaattgattagaaaaatgagaggaacattaatatgccaaccattcatctgtttgcatctcgcatcatgtcgctcgTTCATAGTCGTGCATATTCACcttacatatatgcggagtattttggatttccaactagggtcttccccgctccgtttaatattgaagtagcgcacccttgccatgTTGTGCCAttctaatcaacacttaactttgccggtagaaatACAACACcaacctaatttgcttgtccggggttccgactccgattaaattggataagttgcatcgccgcatcatatttgccatgtcatgcatatcatattGATCATGCTGATTCTTCTTCCGTAGTTATAAGCTTTGCATCCGAtgtttgttgtagcatttgcttcttcccggataggatcgcgaagtggtgcggtgagatacgacaagttctccggatgttcctcggcaagctttaacaggcaagcatttcccctatactcttgcccctgcaggagtcgctcacctattttattttgccttctccctcctgctatccttaagttgcgttcttgtcacgtgtcctttccacctGTTACCTCAAgaagcctatattgcctccaccaaccacctacagctattgtttggtttcgggtctgccttgcgagtcgtagtgcatgctagtgctgttttatctccgtaccgttgttgttatcttatcgggttatatgttgggaagaatcatggttaatttagttgttgataattgtttagcggaggcatcggtgggtcagctgctcgttttgtgacggctcacttgtgtttcctaaatatcttaggaccccgagttcttgttatctgttccgagactgagcgctctaaccacacgtgggtatgcttaccgggtctcccctcgaccactgccggaatctacagctttgtccagtggccacaactagtttggatgtttgttttgtttctcccgggcgtgcaagcatgtttctttgtggtcagatgatatgatgttacttttggggaagccgtgagtgccttgtaaccccgttgtctcttgcacgctcgtaggtgcggtccgcattgttaagaggtcatcctctagtgggctctgatcctcttagccgttctcgcaacagctaggtccgcgtcggagtttcgatcgggctctgaaacgggttaaacttagttaggtggcttcctggacattgttgtagtgaaggagagtgcgtgtcgtgatatccacctgtcgtaagtgggttgagcgtgcgtgtgggcacatttgggcacccctgcagggttacaatcttatcgataagccgcgtccgcggttatggacaacttggagctgtatgacttgaccatagacaacttacacctgttgtttcaatactaacaacttgcgtagtaagatagaacaactcaaataataactggttaaaacttgacaaccgtgtgagtgcctttgtaagtacttctttgcgaagggggaaagtatcggctgtgttatgtttgcagagtatagaactgttagtttatgcgctctctcatcttctctgattagacgaatattgtagagtgtctctataggtttttagtgcttgcgcgttgccgcttaaccccaccatattgcctatgacgttcctcttgcgtcctctaagtcccctgcgtgcctcaagtacaaaggacgactggttgacgaatgcttatacgtcttgaagtcttgttaagtacgaacccgtacttattgctgcttctacgggatataactgggcaggtatgaagatatgttcgatgaagacgacgttagcaaggttacccttccggcttggcctgggcagggttatggacgccactggttatcttcaggactcttagtccaatttgtatcttgtccgtactcggacgttatcgatcttctgtatgatttggatctttgtattgtatatttgtatcttgactcgttggagtcgttgttgtaatatatgtatcttgtgggctctattgtatacctgttgtaatgttactactcgtggtaattcctctggcatcacgtgtgctttgccgcgcacgtcgtgtcggagggcgtgtcggaatcgatatcgtgcggatttcggcgggatcgctgggatcctcagggtaccggttccggggcgtcacagcatatataggaagtttgagcaaatttgaaaccaaccaaatgaggtagaaacaaatcaaaaaaaagttgtgaaacatgtgcatggagccatcacatgacatgtacttactactaacaagtaaaaaatataaaaccctatcatacatagaggtttggggtgaagagttattattcacacacatatagaataaatatggactacttttggctttctacccattaatttgagcaagcttcatgcagtgtccacttcaaacttgacaacattggaaccatagctgcttgagttcgcctcgctagcctcttcccatatgtaatcttaattaattggttacactacgaaaaccacagtcaacttctgaataatgcatgcattgccccccttttgcacatatgcaactttgcaaagtagggatttttggtttaccacacattagtgtgttgttttctttttattaggacccatgtttggtagccacatttttccaaagccaaagtgtggttagcaacaaaaaaaaagctagtatggctagccaccaaattgtggcttaaaatattaaagccaaactttgtcaaaactttgtaaaaaaaagttgagtctatgacaaatggaccatatatacatgcaatgaagtgtgataagccaaattgtggcaaaaaccaaacacatgccaaataaactatatgcatggctgccaaattttggcttcttgacaaattgtggctaggaaccaaacatgcccttgctggccaaaggggtccaaatatgtgttttgtttattcgctatcatgtgcagtgtgtgcacaataccacaaatcaaaatttcacgggtaggccaaacatgcatgcatggtaggcgaatcgccatttcgaaggctaatttgtcaaactagcttaccatgaaaccatcatttgtactccaattaattaagttcggatatgaatggtggtcatcaaccaaactaataagaattcaaaatttgggatgatatagggatgtgccctattgttgtggaatcagaaaacattaattagccaacgaaaatgtgggttgcatccaagtatagtaactcacaaagtcgattgccaagaagtttttgcctaaatttgaaaaaaagccaaaaatgaggttcaaacttattgaaatcagcaagcaaggcaatcacgaagtcaccaattactacttttatctaggaaaaataacaaacatgatggcatgcaaatattcttgagaagcagaatcattatgtaaatatttttttttggaaccatgcatgttggacattgattctcttcttgccacatgggtgagctagcttggttaccgcaagaaccatgcatggcgaactttcgaatcatgaccccttttttaagagatcaatgaaaaacttcttattttcgactatactttgccaaatacagttttttggttttccacataaagtcttttcatttttattggccgaattaaggggggcaaaattaaaaggatgtatttgtgaagtggctaccgcgtgtattgcgcacactaccacctatacaattttcacaagcgggtgacatggttggatggccatgcatttccatggtttgttggattatctcatcatgtagtatataataaatttattttgtaaatatttttcaattcaagtattaacgatggttatattacaactcaaataaattgggaaaatactgggattcgcctccctataatcaatcttgcccgtccatttcctatcacctgactatagggagtactagatttaaatggcggttggagttaattccccaacctcatcgcagtattattcccatatgtccccactaaacaacccctggcggttcgttctcccctgcatttcggcaagttccaaaaaaccccattttttgcagttgctctccctccctccccctcaatccctccgatcagttcgacgtgcttgacgctgccatggccgacggcggcTGTTTACGCTCgaagaggagcgtcgttccccatgggacgGCCAAGGTGCAGGTGGTCTACGCGAATGACCCGTCCGGGCTCGAGCacaccctcaagatgtacgaacaaaagctactagaggacaggcccaggttcgtcggcctcgacctagaatactgctgcggaccaagtaagtaccgccgtcgttcgattggccatggacgaccacgtcctggtgtaccatttctgcaggtatgttcttcacatgccttcctttatccttttgttttttaatatagaaactcttcctttatcttggatctgcttttttatttcgaaatagactaggttctaacttgtatgaaaaca
Coding sequences within it:
- the LOC127342017 gene encoding uncharacterized protein; the protein is MDVYVPNLHFVLAQNVVCLVIINISYSSPVISWLDMLQFMQSRTKINNISPAQLIRQRASTQIDPAQQHQLARRCSICFFPDRIAKWCGEIRQVLRMFLGKL